One region of Brachyhypopomus gauderio isolate BG-103 chromosome 9, BGAUD_0.2, whole genome shotgun sequence genomic DNA includes:
- the LOC143523258 gene encoding uncharacterized protein LOC143523258 yields the protein MDCSIKNAMESENLRRSGQEQTKEDTQMLSEQEEMFNMRVENMISMINKATNEIMTEKIKTRELVSKFEKIERKWTKKREEMKDRHEDGWMEDEKRVIEKDRKLMEEECIKEIGKMAEYTTREELEKIKLRQEIYLYQENEKARLREIEELRQKLDKQVEKMKENEKIKRELEEREKVRQQEWEKERKTLVKCRKEVDKMKWEIEQERNRMRDERKREQEELTREKVLYLLKVEQMMVRTIKKMEVKKDGKPESSVKRTLGRWWKSWKKTNHEHCRSQESSVQKDQDKSSANTAELSSCPDRSNPESQSSADRGKETRKKSIWQKWFKC from the coding sequence ATGGACTGCAGTATAAAGAATGCAATGGAAAGTGAAAATCTGAGAAGAAGTGGACAGGAACAAACAAAGGAGGACACACAGATGCTAAGTGAACAGGAGGAGATGTTCAATATGAGAGTTGAGAATATGATATCCATGATAAACAAAGCCACAAATGAAATAATGACAGAGAAAATAAAAACCAGAGAGTTGGTCAGTAAATTCGAGAAGATAGAAAGGAAGTGGACAAAaaagagagaagaaatgaaGGACAGACatgaggatggatggatggaagatGAAAAGAGGGTCATTGAAAAGGACAGGAAGCTAATGGAGGAGGAGTGTATAAAAGAGATCGGAAAGATGGCTGAGTACACAacgagggaggagctggagaagatcAAACTTAGGCAGGAGATCTACTTGTAccaagaaaatgaaaaggcaaGGCTGAGGGAAATAGAAGAACTTCGGCAAAAGTTGGACAAACAAGTGGAAAAGATGAAGGAGAATGAAAAGATAAAGAGGGAGCttgaagaaagagagaaggtgAGGCAGCAAGagtgggagaaggagagaaaaacactggtgAAATGTCGGAAAGAGGTGGATAAGATGAAGTGGGAAATAGAGCAAGAAAGGAATAGGATGAGGgatgaaaggaagagagagcaaGAAGAGTTGACAAGAGAGAAGGTTTTATACCTCCTGAAGGTGGAGCAAATGATGGTTAGAACGATAAAAAAGATGGAAGTTAAAAAAGATGGAAAACCTGAGAGCTCTGTGAAGAGAACGCTGGGACGATGGTGGAAGAGTTGGAAGAAGACGAACCATGAGCACTGCAGGAGCCAGGAGAGCAGCGTCCAAAAGGACCAAGACAAAAGCTCAGCTAATACAGCAGAACTCTCGTCCTGCCCCGACAGAAGCAACCCAGAGAGTCAGAGCTCTGCAGACCGAGGAAAGGAGACGAGAAAGAAGAGCATATGGCAAAAATGGTTTAAGTGCTGA